In a single window of the Dinghuibacter silviterrae genome:
- a CDS encoding efflux RND transporter periplasmic adaptor subunit: MKKILAAALVLLVSCRRTESTHPVRRDIVDAVFASGDIETKDGYKVTANADGYLLTAYVTEGDTVGSGRLLFRIDGRTQLTQVANAGDNYRFARVNNEPGSPQLEQLTFQIVQAEEKYKVDSTNFRRYERLLPTQAVAKVDYDNALLAMQNSATSLQVLRKNKADLEHNLSLGVDNARAQLRIQELANDYFLVPAAHPGVVLTVNKRAGELVRKGDVLATLAAGKIYAKLYIAEDDIQRVRPGQAVLIALNTDKDKVYNATLTKIYPSFDDSNQAFIAEAMFTGTVPPELKDGTQLQSNIIINERKSALVIPTVYLEPGNKVSLGGKDSVVQTGIRNLDYTEVLGGLSEKDDITLPNRK; encoded by the coding sequence ATGAAAAAAATACTTGCGGCCGCCCTCGTCCTTCTGGTTTCCTGCCGTCGTACGGAATCCACCCATCCTGTCCGCCGGGACATCGTGGACGCTGTATTTGCCAGCGGGGACATCGAAACCAAGGATGGATACAAAGTCACCGCCAACGCGGACGGCTACCTGCTCACCGCTTACGTAACCGAAGGGGATACGGTGGGTTCGGGCCGTCTTCTTTTCCGTATCGACGGCCGGACCCAGCTGACCCAGGTGGCCAACGCGGGCGATAATTATCGTTTTGCCCGCGTTAACAACGAACCGGGATCGCCCCAGCTTGAACAATTGACCTTCCAGATCGTACAGGCAGAAGAAAAATACAAGGTCGATTCCACCAATTTCCGGCGCTACGAGCGCCTGTTGCCCACCCAGGCCGTGGCAAAAGTGGACTATGACAATGCCCTGCTGGCGATGCAGAATTCGGCCACCAGTCTCCAGGTCCTCAGGAAAAACAAAGCTGATCTGGAGCACAACCTTTCCTTAGGCGTGGACAACGCCCGGGCACAGTTGCGGATACAGGAATTGGCAAACGACTATTTCCTGGTCCCGGCGGCCCATCCGGGTGTCGTGCTGACGGTCAACAAACGGGCCGGGGAACTGGTCCGGAAAGGGGACGTCCTGGCGACCCTGGCCGCGGGGAAAATTTACGCGAAGCTGTATATCGCGGAGGATGACATCCAAAGAGTCCGGCCGGGCCAGGCAGTGCTGATTGCCCTCAACACCGACAAAGACAAGGTCTATAATGCCACCCTTACCAAAATATACCCGTCTTTCGACGACAGCAACCAGGCATTTATTGCCGAAGCGATGTTTACCGGTACAGTACCACCGGAGCTTAAGGACGGAACCCAGTTGCAGTCGAACATCATCATCAACGAGCGAAAGTCGGCCCTGGTCATCCCCACGGTCTACCTCGAACCCGGGAATAAAGTCTCCCTGGGTGGCAAGGATAGCGTTGTCCAGACGGGGATCCGCAATCTTGATTATACCGAGGTCTTGGGCGGGCTAAGTGAAAAAGACGACATCACCTTACCCAACCGGAAATAG
- a CDS encoding TolC family protein has product MEKTLIVVLLTGLFLPARAQDSTRLTSVSSFAVLWEKVRRDNPSQRVYALNVQKARIDRAASRSFLYPSVGGAFNGQDNLSLAVTPVPGELVGRPGTTYNVQFGKHYTYGTGLTATETVFNWTSVLDNRIATNTIALNQAQAAYFEQTLKEQTARGYFTLLVSDAASLVAGQDLLLADSLVEMTGQRLREGLTDASAVNLAKIDAGNVRSNLAQSRLLHDQALENLRVLLGMGPGDSLSISERLDLRQEVAAGAGLTAGTAFTLGPDKNLDVYRTQVEGAILTKRERATAFYPTLGLDGYLGVQQFRDEFALSFKPGAWNNLSYIGLNLSVPLFTGFYNLEHWKSARVSEAVANLQYDDARLQSLQADDLLRRQYADYLDMVQVSRDNFLLYGQNLELSRAKFSEGLLAIDSYLKTFEDYLNAENTYLNNMSNLLNVQASILARN; this is encoded by the coding sequence ATGGAGAAGACCCTCATCGTTGTCCTCCTGACCGGCCTGTTTCTGCCGGCCCGGGCCCAGGACAGTACCCGCTTGACCTCCGTTTCCTCATTTGCCGTGTTGTGGGAAAAGGTACGCCGGGATAACCCATCGCAAAGGGTATACGCGCTCAATGTGCAAAAGGCCAGGATAGACCGGGCGGCGTCCCGGAGTTTTTTATACCCCAGCGTCGGCGGCGCCTTTAATGGTCAGGACAACCTGTCGCTGGCCGTGACACCCGTTCCCGGGGAATTGGTCGGCCGTCCGGGCACCACCTATAACGTCCAGTTCGGAAAGCACTATACTTATGGAACAGGGTTGACGGCCACCGAGACCGTATTCAACTGGACATCGGTCCTGGACAACCGCATTGCCACCAACACCATCGCATTGAACCAGGCCCAGGCGGCCTATTTCGAGCAGACCCTGAAGGAGCAGACCGCCCGGGGTTACTTTACCCTGCTTGTGTCCGATGCGGCGTCGCTCGTGGCAGGCCAGGACCTCCTCCTGGCGGACAGCCTCGTGGAAATGACCGGGCAGCGTCTCCGGGAAGGACTGACGGACGCCAGCGCGGTCAACCTGGCGAAGATCGACGCGGGCAACGTTCGTTCCAACCTGGCCCAGAGCCGTTTGTTGCACGACCAGGCCCTGGAGAACCTGCGCGTTTTGCTGGGGATGGGACCGGGGGATAGTCTGAGTATCAGCGAACGGCTAGACCTGCGTCAGGAAGTTGCCGCGGGCGCCGGCTTAACCGCAGGCACCGCCTTTACCCTTGGCCCCGACAAAAACCTGGACGTCTACCGCACGCAAGTCGAAGGCGCGATCCTGACCAAACGGGAACGGGCAACCGCGTTTTATCCCACGCTTGGGTTGGACGGTTATCTCGGCGTCCAGCAGTTCCGGGACGAATTCGCCCTGTCCTTCAAACCCGGCGCCTGGAACAACCTTTCCTATATCGGGTTGAACCTGTCGGTGCCTTTGTTCACCGGCTTTTACAACCTCGAACACTGGAAAAGCGCCCGGGTGTCGGAAGCCGTGGCGAACCTTCAATACGACGACGCCCGTTTGCAAAGCCTGCAGGCGGATGACCTGTTGCGCCGGCAGTACGCGGATTACCTGGACATGGTCCAGGTATCCAGGGACAACTTTCTGTTGTATGGGCAGAACCTTGAACTGTCCCGGGCGAAATTTTCGGAAGGCCTTCTGGCGATAGACAGCTACCTGAAGACGTTTGAGGATTACCTGAATGCGGAGAATACCTACCTCAACAATATGAGCAACCTCCTGAACGTCCAGGCGTCCATCCTGGCCAGGAATTAA